GCCACAGCATGATCAACTTTTCTTTCAAGCCATAGAAATCTTATATTTTTTTCTGATTGAGTTTTTATCTGTTCAGCATTAACTTTTATATAACTTTTTAAAATATTTATTGTTTCATCTGACTTTAAAGATGAAGGGTCAATGAATAAAGATTCTTTTTCTAAAGAAACCGCTAATTCCCGTCCCATTCTATCATATATATTCCCTCTTTTTGGAATGATTTCTTCCTTTTTTATTTGTTGAATTTTTGCTCTTGAGAAATAAACCTGATGTTCAACAAACATGATTAAACCAAGACGAAAAATAATAGAAGCGAAGCAGACTAAGAGCATTATTTTCAGTAAAATAACTCTCTTTTGCATTTTAATTCTTTTTATTGAAACTTACTGCTTTTACTAAACTCTCAGGGTTTCCAGATATATAAACAATCTTTCTTCTATCAGGAAATACGAGAAAATGCCCATCAGCATTATTAATTCTTACGAATGAAGTTAAAGATGCCTTTTCAGCAAGTAAAAGCCTTCTTTCATTAAGCATTTCCTTTTTTTTCTCTTCAAGACTACTTAATCTGTACTCTACAGAAATTACATTTGACCTTACCCATAAAATTGCAAAAATTGCGAATAAACTGAAAACTATTAAAACAATCTGCTTCATATTTTTTCACCCCCTCTTAGCCTTGCGCTTCTTGCTGATGGATTTTTAGCAACTTCTTCAAGAGATGGTAAAAGAGGTTTTTTAGTAAGAATACGCAGATTTCCTTTTTGTTCTTCCTCTCTGAAAAAATTTTTTACAACTCTGTCTTCACCTGAATGATAAGAGATTACACAAATTCTTCCACCAGAGTTTAATAATTCAACTGCCTGCAACAATCCTTGTCTAAGTTCTTCAAATTCCCTGTTTACTTCAATTCTTATTGCTTGAAAAATCTGAGTGGCAGGATGAAGCCTCCCATGTCTTGGAACAGTTTTTTTTACTAAATCTGCAAGCTCTTTACATGTATCAATAGTTTTTTTGCCTCTCTGTCTTATAATTTCTCTTGCTATTCTCCTTGCAAAAGGCTCATCACCATAATCTCTAAAAATTTGAGTTAACTTTTGCTCAGGATATTTGTTTACAACATCCCATGCTGTCAATGGTTCTGTCTGATCCATTCTCATATCAAGTCTTTCCTCAGAATGAAAACTAAATCCTCTTTCAAAATCCTTAAGTTGAAGCATTGAAACACCAAGATCAAAAATTATCCCGTCAATTTTTTCAATATTTAACTCTGACAAAACTTCTTTAAGATGAGAAAAGCTTGCTTTTCTTAAAATCACCCTTGAATCATCCAGAATTCTATTAGCATAAAAAATAGCAGACTCATCCCTGTCAATGCCGATTAATCTGCCATCTGGGCTAAGCCTTTTAAGTATCGCTAAAGAATGCCCACCACAGCCTAAGGTGGCATCAACATATATACCTCCGTAAGGATTCAGAAGTTGAATAACTTCCTTAACCATTACAGGAATGTGTATTTTTTTATAATCCATACTTAGCAAGAGCATCTTGTATCCTCTTTATATCTACCTTTGTGGGATCAGTAATGCTATCCCAAGTAGCCTTATCCCATATTTCAATTCTTTCAATCTGACCAACAATAACAACTGCAGAGTTAATACCAGCATCTTGTCTATGTTCATAAGGAATCAATATTCTTCCTTGTTTATCAAGTTCACATGGTATTGCAGAAGCGATAACTCTCCTTAAAAAATACATTACAGATTCATCAGACTTAGGTAGCCCTCTTATTTTTTCTTCAAGTTTCAACCATTCCTCAAGAGGATAAAGATGTAAGGCTTTATCAAAAGGAGCATTCGTAAGATAGAGTTCGCCCGAAGAATATTTATTTGTCAGAACCTCCCTAAGGGAGGCTGGCATTATAACTCTTCCCTTTTGATCAAGATTATGGTAATATTTTCCTATGAAAGATATCATATTCCACTTTCTACCACTATTTACCACCAATATTATACGAATACGAAAATTTTGTCAAGGGGTATTTTGAATGTCTGAAAAATTTTTTGAAATTTTTGAAAAAAAGCTTGAAAAACTTAAAGAACAAAATCTTTACCGTTCAGTAAAAGATATGGAATCAAGGCATGGAATGGAAATTACAATTCAAGGTAAAAAATACATAAATTTTGCATCAAATGACTATCTTGGACTAAGTCAACATCCACTGGTCAAAGAAGCTGGTATAGATGCAATCAAAACATTTGGCGCTGGGGGAGGAGCTTCAAGACTTTTAAGTGGAGGCACTATTTTACATAGAAAACTTGAAGAACTTTTATCCGAATTTAAAAACACAGAAAGCTGCCTTATTCTTAATTCTGGCTATACAGCTAATACTTCTTTAATTCCTGCATTAGCAGGAGAAAATGATATTATTTTCAGCGATGAACTTAATCATGCAAGCATAATAGACGGTTGCCGACTAAGCAGAGCAGAAAAAATTATCTACAAACATGCCGATATTGAGGATTTAAAAAAATTAATTAGAAATATATCTTGCAAAGGCAAGAAAGTAATCATAACAGACACAGTTTTCAGTATGGATGGAGACATAGCGCCAATCAGAGAACTTTATGAATTATGCAAAGCTGAAGGGGCTTTACTTTATATTGATGATGCTCATGGAACTGGAGTATTGGGTAATGGTTACGGCATATTGAAACATCTGGGACTACAGACAGAGGCTTTTGTAATTCAGATGGGAACACTTTCTAAAGCAATCGGAGTTTTTGGAGCATTTGTCTGCGGCGATTCATCCATTATTGACTGGTTTATAAACTCTGCAAGAGGTTTTATTTTTTCAACTTCTTTACCTCCAAGCACTGTTGCTTCTGCTTATGCTTCTTTAAAAATTATTATGGAAGACAAAGAATTGATTAAAAGGCTCTGGCAGAATATTGAAAAAGTTATGGAGATAATAAAAAATCTTGAACTTAAAACAACAAAAACACAAACTCCGATTATTCCCATTCTTTTTGAAAACATTGAACAAGCAATAAAGGCTTCAAGGATTCTATATGATTCAGGTATTTATGCACCTGTTATCAGACCTCCTACTGTAAAAACTCCAAGAATCAGAATAACAATAACTGCAGGGCATTCTGATAATGATATTGAAAAACTATCTGGAGCATTAACTTTATTAAATTCAATTTTTTGAATTAGTTGAATCTTTGAATCTCTTTAATTCATAATATGCAGTTGTATGGAAAATTTAATGAATTTAATCATAGCAAGGCTTGATGGTGAAAAAATAAATGATTCCCTATACACACACTATATTGAAAAACTTGTTAAAGAAGGAATTGCAGGTTTCATAGTTTTTGGTGGAGACTATGATGAAATAAAAAATTTCATTGACTATCTTCAAAGCATAGCATCAGAACCATTAATCATTGCTTCAGACATTGAAAGAGGTGTTGGACAGCAGATAAAAGGTGGAAGTTTGATTCCCTCACAGATGGGAATTGCCGCAGGATTTGATTTGAAGGAAAACAGACAGGAACTTGAATCTCTGTATTCAATTGTAATAAAAGAAGCATTGGATGTGGGAATAAATCTTGCACTTATTCCTGTTTTGGATGTGAATAGAGAGCCTAAAAATCCAATAATATGCACAAGAGCTTTTTCAGATAATCCTGAAATTGTTTCGGAATATGGCAAATTTGTTATAAAACTCTTTGAATCTTACGGATTATCAACATGCGGAAAACATTTTCCAGGTCATGGTGGAACACAAATAGACTCTCATCTGGAACTTCCTTATCTTATATATGAAATTGAAATACATCTTAAACCATTTAAGGAAGCAATTAAAGCTAAGGTTTCTTCAATTATGGTTGGTCATATAGTTGCTGATGATATGAAACCTGCGTCTCTTTCGGAAAATGTGATCAATAAATTGCTAAAACAGAACATGTGTTTTAATGGAGCAGTTCTTACAGATGCGATGAATATGAGAGCTTTAATAGATTATGAAAATCCTCATGCTTTAGCTCTTATAGCAGGAGCAGATATAATTCTACATCCAGAACAACCATATACTGCTTTAGAAGAGATAAAAAAAGCTTATATGCAGGGCTTAATTAGTGACAGAAGAATAAAAGAAGCTTACAGAAGAATTAAGAGGTTAAAAAAGCTCAAAACAAAAAAAACGATTATTAATAATGAAGATATTTCCTTAATTCATAAAGCATTTAAAAAAACAGTTACAGTTATAAAAAATGAAATAAATGATTTGAATTCTAAGAAAATCGTCCCTTATCTTACAGGAGTCTATACTGAGGAAATAAAAAAAGTATTTCAGAACTATTTTGGTTCTGCCTATGATTTACAGGATTATAGAAAATCAAATGCAATACCTTTAATTGCAGCATTCACAAATATTAAGGCTGCTGGAAAGGAATACGTATTAAAATCGCAACAAAACATGATAATTAAGGAAATCATATCAAATACAGATGCAATTGTTGTATCTTTCGGTAATCCCTATGTTTTAAGACCTTTTAAGAAAGCAAAGGCTATAATTTCACTTTATGATTCCCATGAACACGCTGTGCTTGCTTTTCTGGATGTATTCAATGAAGGGTTCAAAAATACGGGCAGACTCCCTATCAAAATAGAATGGCTTGATGACTAAAAGAACAAAGGATATAGCAGTTGTAACAGTTCTTGGTTTTGCTTCTGGACTGCCTTTTCCACTTATAGGTGGGACACTACAGGCATGGCTTACAACTGAAGGAATTGATATAAAAACAATAGGCATTTTCACAGTTCTTACCTTTCCATACAGTTTTAAATTTCTCTGGTCTGCTATATTTGACAGATTCAATATTGTAGGACTTGGAAGAAGACGTGGTTGGATTATCATTTGTCAAATTTTAATTCTATTTGGCACCTTTTTAATGATAACATTTACTCCTGAGCATCTTTTAATTTTCAGTATATTAGCAGCAATGATTGCTTTTTTTTCAGCATCTCAGGACATCTCAATTGATGCTTATAGAACAGAAATACTCAGACCAGAAGACAGAGGAATCGGAGCAGCATTTTCAGTAACTGCATACAGAATTGCATTGATTGTTGCAGGCGGTCTTTGTCTTTTGCTTGCAGACTATCTTGGATGGCAGATTGCTTTAACAATAATAACTTCACTTTTAGTTTTAGGAATAATTACCACTTTCTGGGCAGATGAACCAAAGGGAATAAAAAAACCGACTACATTTAAAGAGTCATTTATTGAACCCTTTAGAGATTTACTTAAAAGAGAAAAAAGCATTATTTTGCTATTATTTATTGTTTTATATAAAATTGGCGACGCCTATGCAAGCTCTCTCAGTACAGCCTTTTTTATTAGAGGCATAGGATTTTCCCTTACTGAGGTGGGTACAGTTAATAAAATTGGCGGGCTTATTTCAGCAATTGCAGGTTCAATATTAGGAGGATTTTTACTCAGAAAAATAAGCCTTTATAAAGCATTAATTTCATTTGGCATACTTCAGGCAGTATCAAATATTATGTTTATGGTTTTAGCAATAGAAGGAAAAAACTTTTCATTGTTTGTATCCACCGTAGTCATTGAAAATCTAACAGGTGGAATGGGAACCACGGCATTTTTAGCTCTTTTAATGGGATTATGCAACCGTAGTTTTGCTGCAACTCAGTATGCGCTGCTTTCATCATTAGCATCTCTTGGAAGAGTAATTATAAGTCCAACAGCAGGTTTTATTGTTGAAAGCATTGGCTGGGCAGCTTTTTATTTTCTCACTTTCCTTGTGGCAATTCCAGGGCTTTTTTTAATCATTAGTTTAAAGAAAATCATATTTAATGTTTCTGAAAAGTAACATCTTAAGCTATTCAAGTAAGTGTTTGCTTAAATTTTTAAAAATTCAAAGTTTTTGAAAAATCTGAGAATAAAAGAGGGGGAATAGTCCCCCTCTGAATTAAAATGGTGGATGTTTTGTAGTTTTATTAATTTTCCCATCAAAATGACAAGTTCCACATTCCATATTCCCTTTTGTATTATTGAGAGCATCCTTTTTATCATGACAGTCCATACATGTTTTAGTTTTTGCCTTAATAGGATAAGCTCCTTTAAAACTTCCCTTATATTCAGCTTCTAATAACTTAAGAGCATAAAGAACACAATCAGCGGTAATTCTTGCACATCTCTCATCTCGTTCCTTTGAAGCAGCTTTAAATTTAGTTACTGCACACCATTTTGAAACAGAGATATGACAAATTGGTGAATTGGCAACAGTAGCTTTCATCTGCATGTTTAATTTTGGTTTTTCAGGAATATACTTAGGGAGTGCTTCTTGTTCATAGAAACGAAACACATCCTGTATAATTTTATAGGCTCTATCCTGCTTTTCTTTGTCTACACCACCTGTAAGAAGAAAAATAGCACCAGCAACTCCTATTAGAGCTCCACAAGTAGAACCAGTTTCAGCTATCCCGCTTCTACCAAAAACAAAAAGTTCTGTTGGGATTCCAGTAAAAGGAAATCCAACTTCATCTTGAAGAGTTCCTATAATGGCATCAAATGCTCCGTAACAGCACCTACCTTTGTAAAAACCAAAGTAAGCTCTTTCAGCAGCTTTTTTAGGATCAATAGATTTGTAAGTCCATGGAAGTTGAGGAAGCTTATTGGGCTGAGAAGCATTTAAGTTATCAGCTATCCAGCTACTGCTCGTCAAAAGTAAACCTCCACCTAAGATTCCTCCAAAAATTTTTAATGCATCTCTTCTTTTCACAACTCCTTCCTCCTTTAAAGAAAATTTTTTTAAACCCTGTCTTATTAAGAATTAAAATCAATAAAAAGCAAAGTTTATGCCAGAGAAATTGAGTATTTATAAAAAGAGGAGATCACTCAACTGTTTATGCAGCCAAGGAATGGCAGGAAGTTTTTAAACAGGCTCAAAAAATACATCGGAGACGAAAAACAACTTAATTTTATATCAGGAATTTTAAAATGTTACTTGGCATTCACATTTTTGAAAAATATGTTACCCAATCGTAACAACTAAAAATTCATATGAAAATCTGATTATTTGTCTTATTTTATCTTCCTTTCACAGGAATTCTTATTATAAATGTGCTACCTTTTCCGGGTTCACTTTCAACTGAAATAAAACCTTTATAATACTGAACAATTGTAAGAGCTACAGATAACCCAAGCCCTGGTCCGTATACCTTTGAGGTAAAAAATGGATCAAATATTTTCTTAATCAGTTCTTTTGGAATTCCTTTACCTGTATCAGAAATTCTTATCTCTATCTCATTTTTCACTTGTTCAAGAGAAATTTTTAACAGACGTTTTTCGGATTTTTCCATTGCTTCTATTGCATTCTTAATAATATTGCGAAGAACAATTTTAAAATGTTCCTTATCTATATAAAAAGATGGCACATCTTTAAAGTCTGTTTCCACCTCTATTGCTTTATCTTCTATCTCCTTTTCAAGTTCTTCTAAAATCTCTTCTATGGCAATTTTAGGATTAACATTTTCCAAAAAACCTATGGCAATCATTTTAAGATTTAAAATTTCTTTTAAAAGTCTCTCAAGTCTTTCTGCCTCCTGAAGTATGGTCATTAGATATGGTTTATTTGGATCACCAGGTGGTAAATTGTCATATACTTTTTTTGTAAATCCTGCGATACTCACAATGGGATTTCTTATTTCATGAGAAAGACTGTCAATAAGTTTTCTTACTGACTCAGTTTTCTCTTCTTCTATTACTTTCTCTGCTGTTTCTTTTCTTGTAATCAGAGAACGAACTCTTGCTGAAAGTTCTCTATAATCAAAAGGTTTCGGGACATAATCATCAGCGCCAATGTCAAATCCTTTAACTTTACTTTCCACATCAGATTTAGCTGTAAGCATAATTATAGGAATAAATTTTGTTCTATCATCTGTTTTGAGTCTTTGACAAACTTCATAGCCGTCCATTTTAGGCATCATTACATCAAGAATTATTAAGTCTGGGTAAACTTCATATACTTTCTTTAAAGCTTCTTCACCATCATAGGCTTCTTCCGTATTGTAGCCTTCAGCTTTCAGTCTTTTTCTCAAAAGTTCCACTGTATCTATGTTATCATCAACAATTAAAATTGTCTGATTTGAGTTATTCATTTTTCCTTTAAATAAATCTTTATCTGTTCTGGGAACTCTCTGACATTAATTGGTTTTGATATATAACCATTACATCCAGCCTGAAGAGCTTTTTCCTGATCTCCTCTCATAGCATGGGCAGTAAAAGCTATTATAGGAGTATCTTTGAAATCGGGTCTCTCTTTTAATCTTCGTGTAGCTTCATAGCCATCAATCTTTGGGATTGAAATGTCCATAAGAATTAAGTCTGGTCTATATGCTAAAGCCTTTGCTATAGCATCTTCTCCATCAACTGCTTCTATTACTTCATATCCGTGTTTTTTTAATATCTTTTTCACAAGCTCTCTTGAATCTTCATTATCATCAACAACAAGGATTGTTTTCACACTTAACCTCCTATTTTCTTCAAACTATTTTTAAGTTCTGTTATAAGTTCTTCTTCTGAAAAGAGAGCCTTGTTTATTATATCTTTTATTCTACCATTTAATGCTTCCTTTTCTTGCTCACTCAATTCTTTATTTGTAAGAGCAATAATTGGAATATCC
The Thermodesulfovibrio yellowstonii DSM 11347 DNA segment above includes these coding regions:
- the bioF gene encoding 8-amino-7-oxononanoate synthase, whose translation is MSEKFFEIFEKKLEKLKEQNLYRSVKDMESRHGMEITIQGKKYINFASNDYLGLSQHPLVKEAGIDAIKTFGAGGGASRLLSGGTILHRKLEELLSEFKNTESCLILNSGYTANTSLIPALAGENDIIFSDELNHASIIDGCRLSRAEKIIYKHADIEDLKKLIRNISCKGKKVIITDTVFSMDGDIAPIRELYELCKAEGALLYIDDAHGTGVLGNGYGILKHLGLQTEAFVIQMGTLSKAIGVFGAFVCGDSSIIDWFINSARGFIFSTSLPPSTVASAYASLKIIMEDKELIKRLWQNIEKVMEIIKNLELKTTKTQTPIIPILFENIEQAIKASRILYDSGIYAPVIRPPTVKTPRIRITITAGHSDNDIEKLSGALTLLNSIF
- a CDS encoding response regulator: MKTILVVDDNEDSRELVKKILKKHGYEVIEAVDGEDAIAKALAYRPDLILMDISIPKIDGYEATRRLKERPDFKDTPIIAFTAHAMRGDQEKALQAGCNGYISKPINVREFPEQIKIYLKEK
- the mraZ gene encoding division/cell wall cluster transcriptional repressor MraZ → MISFIGKYYHNLDQKGRVIMPASLREVLTNKYSSGELYLTNAPFDKALHLYPLEEWLKLEEKIRGLPKSDESVMYFLRRVIASAIPCELDKQGRILIPYEHRQDAGINSAVVIVGQIERIEIWDKATWDSITDPTKVDIKRIQDALAKYGL
- a CDS encoding AmpG family muropeptide MFS transporter translates to MTKRTKDIAVVTVLGFASGLPFPLIGGTLQAWLTTEGIDIKTIGIFTVLTFPYSFKFLWSAIFDRFNIVGLGRRRGWIIICQILILFGTFLMITFTPEHLLIFSILAAMIAFFSASQDISIDAYRTEILRPEDRGIGAAFSVTAYRIALIVAGGLCLLLADYLGWQIALTIITSLLVLGIITTFWADEPKGIKKPTTFKESFIEPFRDLLKREKSIILLLFIVLYKIGDAYASSLSTAFFIRGIGFSLTEVGTVNKIGGLISAIAGSILGGFLLRKISLYKALISFGILQAVSNIMFMVLAIEGKNFSLFVSTVVIENLTGGMGTTAFLALLMGLCNRSFAATQYALLSSLASLGRVIISPTAGFIVESIGWAAFYFLTFLVAIPGLFLIISLKKIIFNVSEK
- a CDS encoding C-GCAxxG-C-C family protein, producing the protein MKRRDALKIFGGILGGGLLLTSSSWIADNLNASQPNKLPQLPWTYKSIDPKKAAERAYFGFYKGRCCYGAFDAIIGTLQDEVGFPFTGIPTELFVFGRSGIAETGSTCGALIGVAGAIFLLTGGVDKEKQDRAYKIIQDVFRFYEQEALPKYIPEKPKLNMQMKATVANSPICHISVSKWCAVTKFKAASKERDERCARITADCVLYALKLLEAEYKGSFKGAYPIKAKTKTCMDCHDKKDALNNTKGNMECGTCHFDGKINKTTKHPPF
- a CDS encoding glycoside hydrolase family 3 protein, giving the protein MENLMNLIIARLDGEKINDSLYTHYIEKLVKEGIAGFIVFGGDYDEIKNFIDYLQSIASEPLIIASDIERGVGQQIKGGSLIPSQMGIAAGFDLKENRQELESLYSIVIKEALDVGINLALIPVLDVNREPKNPIICTRAFSDNPEIVSEYGKFVIKLFESYGLSTCGKHFPGHGGTQIDSHLELPYLIYEIEIHLKPFKEAIKAKVSSIMVGHIVADDMKPASLSENVINKLLKQNMCFNGAVLTDAMNMRALIDYENPHALALIAGADIILHPEQPYTALEEIKKAYMQGLISDRRIKEAYRRIKRLKKLKTKKTIINNEDISLIHKAFKKTVTVIKNEINDLNSKKIVPYLTGVYTEEIKKVFQNYFGSAYDLQDYRKSNAIPLIAAFTNIKAAGKEYVLKSQQNMIIKEIISNTDAIVVSFGNPYVLRPFKKAKAIISLYDSHEHAVLAFLDVFNEGFKNTGRLPIKIEWLDD
- the rsmH gene encoding 16S rRNA (cytosine(1402)-N(4))-methyltransferase RsmH translates to MDYKKIHIPVMVKEVIQLLNPYGGIYVDATLGCGGHSLAILKRLSPDGRLIGIDRDESAIFYANRILDDSRVILRKASFSHLKEVLSELNIEKIDGIIFDLGVSMLQLKDFERGFSFHSEERLDMRMDQTEPLTAWDVVNKYPEQKLTQIFRDYGDEPFARRIAREIIRQRGKKTIDTCKELADLVKKTVPRHGRLHPATQIFQAIRIEVNREFEELRQGLLQAVELLNSGGRICVISYHSGEDRVVKNFFREEEQKGNLRILTKKPLLPSLEEVAKNPSARSARLRGGEKI
- a CDS encoding response regulator — translated: MNNSNQTILIVDDNIDTVELLRKRLKAEGYNTEEAYDGEEALKKVYEVYPDLIILDVMMPKMDGYEVCQRLKTDDRTKFIPIIMLTAKSDVESKVKGFDIGADDYVPKPFDYRELSARVRSLITRKETAEKVIEEEKTESVRKLIDSLSHEIRNPIVSIAGFTKKVYDNLPPGDPNKPYLMTILQEAERLERLLKEILNLKMIAIGFLENVNPKIAIEEILEELEKEIEDKAIEVETDFKDVPSFYIDKEHFKIVLRNIIKNAIEAMEKSEKRLLKISLEQVKNEIEIRISDTGKGIPKELIKKIFDPFFTSKVYGPGLGLSVALTIVQYYKGFISVESEPGKGSTFIIRIPVKGR